In Desulfovibrio oxyclinae DSM 11498, a single genomic region encodes these proteins:
- the xseB gene encoding exodeoxyribonuclease VII small subunit yields MSEPTFEKKLERLREIVERLERGELPLEEGVSLYKEGLELAKGCGGHLEKARHEVKIVSEGLVKEFEALDAPLEEED; encoded by the coding sequence ATGTCTGAACCGACTTTTGAAAAGAAACTGGAACGGCTTCGCGAGATCGTGGAGCGCCTTGAGCGCGGCGAACTGCCCCTTGAAGAGGGCGTCTCCCTTTACAAGGAAGGCCTTGAACTCGCCAAGGGATGCGGCGGCCACCTGGAAAAGGCGCGTCATGAGGTCAAGATCGTCAGCGAGGGGCTGGTCAAGGAATTCGAGGCGCTGGATGCGCCACTGGAGGAGGAAGACTAG